The sequence below is a genomic window from Serratia nevei.
TGTTTCAACAGTTCCGGCTGCGGGTTGGCTTTCAGACCGGCGGCGGTGCGCAGCACCAGCTCCAGATCCTCGCGGCTGAGATCGTTAATAGAGATGATGTGTTTGTGATACAGCGGGTTGGCCATTTTTCACTCCTCCTCGACGCGTGCCCGTGGCGCGGGACTTTGGGATATTCTCAAGGCAAAAAAAAGCCCCTCAATGAGGGGCTTGAAACGATCGGTTTAGCAACAGGAGAAACAACGGCAGCTGGCCGCCGATAGGCAGTCGGTTTTGTCGATTGTGGCTAACAAAACAAACGTCGTTTTTCATGCTTTCTCCTGGCAAATTGTGGCGCATTATACTCGCGCTTTTCTCTACTGCAAGCGCTAAAACGCCGTTTTTTGCCGCCCCGCAATCGATTGGCCGGCGATGGCCGCCCGCCGGCTATTTGCTGACGCGATCGTAGTAGACCATGTCGGCGTTCAGCCCCTGCTGGTAGCCTTTGACGTTGTCGCGCAGCACCACTTCGGTTTTGGCCTGATCGATAAACACGTAAGGCGAACTGCGCTGCAGCTCCTGCTGCATGGCGGTGTACAGCGCGCGGCGCTTGGCCGGATCGGCTTCGGCCAGCGCCGCCAGCGTCTGCTGGTTCAACTGCGGGATCTGCCAGCCGTTCAGTCCGGCTACCGTGCTGCTTTTGCCGTCGTTGTAGGCGAAGGCGCTGGCGTTGGAGTGGGCGTCGAAGTAATCCGGGATCCACAGGCGGATCGCCGCCTGATGCTGCCTGGCGCGCACGCGGGAGTAAACCTGGCTGCCCGCCGCCGGCAGCAGCTCTACTTTCACGCCGGCGGCGGCGAAGCTGCCCTGCAGCGCCTGCGCGATGGTGATGAACGGCGGCTTGTTCTCCACGTCCAGCGTAAAGGCGGCGTGGGTGATGCCCGCCTTGGCCAGGATGGCTTTCGCCTTGGCCGGATCGTAGCTGAACGGGTTGGTCTCCAGCGCGCCCGGCAGCCCGACCGGCAGGAAGCTCTGGTGCACGAAGTATTGGCCCTTCAGCAGATCCTTCGTGATGCCTTGATAATCCACCAGGTAGCGCGCCGCTTCCCAGAACGCCGGGTTGTTCAGCAGCGGATTGGTGCCGTTGCCGGTGTTGAATACCAGGTAGTTTTGCTCGGCGGACGGGATCTCCAGCACCTTGACGCCCGGCTGGTTTTTCAGCGTGTCGGTCTGATCGGCGCCCAGTTCGCGGGCGATATCGGCGTCGCCCTGCTGGATCAGCAGGCGGCGGGTGGCCGGGTCCGGCACGTTTTTAATGATGATGTTTTTCAGCTGCGGCTTGTCGCCCGGCGTCGAGGGGTTGGCGTCCAGTACGATCGCCTGGTGCGGCTGATAGACGCGCATCTTGAACGGGCCGCTGCCGGCGGAGTGCATTTTCAGCCAGGCGTTGCCGAAGTCGCCGTCTTTAACGTTGGCCAGCGCCGCCTTGCTGTCGACGATCGAAGCGATCGGCGTCGAGAGAATATTCAGCGCCACCGCCGGGCTGACGTCCGCCGTCCAGCGCAGCTGCACGGTATGTTCGTCAATCTTCTTCAGCTGCGCGTCGATGTTGTCCGGCTGCCAGCCGAGCACGTTGAGGATGAACGCCGGCGACTTGTTCATCTTGACCGCGCGGCTGTAGGAGAAGATCACGTCGTCGGCGGTCAGCGGGTTGCCGGAGGCGAACGCCGCCTGCGGCCGCAGTTTCACCGTCAGCGTTTTGGCCGCCGCATCGCTCTGCCAGCTTTCCGCCAGCACCGGTGCCACCTTGGCCGGATCGTCGCGATCCGCCTGCACCAATCGTTGATACAGGCTGGGCACCGTCTGGATGCTGGAGAGTTCGTTGGCTTCCGCCGGATCGAGGCTGACGATGTCATCCAGCGATTGCACCACCACCAGCGTATTCGGCGGCGTGGCGGCTAACGCGGCGGCGGGCAGGGCGGCGAGCAGGAACAGCGGCAAGAGTTTGGCTTTCATCGGTGTGTATCCCCTGAAGGCGCCGCCAGGCGGCGCTGAGAACGGTTTGTTATCGTTGGTTTTTACGGCGCGAGCGCCGTCGGCCTGTCACGGTAGAACCTTTGCCCGCGGCGGGCAAAGGCCAATACGCTATTTGATATTCCAGGAATATATTAGCCGCCCTGGCCGAGGGCGCCAGGGCGGAGGGGAGGACTGTCAGAGGGTTTCGCTCAGCGTGGCGACCAGCACCGCTTTGATGGTGTGCAGCCGGTTTTCCGCCTGATCGAACACCACGCTGTGCGCCGATTCGAACACTTCGTCGGTCACTTCCATGCCGCCGTGCAGATCGTACTGCTGCGCCATCTGCTTGCCGAGCGTGGTTTGATCGTCGTGGAACGCCGGCAGGCAGTGCAGGAACTTCACGTTCGGGTTGCCGGTCAGCTTCAGCATCGCCATGTTGACCTGATACGGCCGCAGCAGCGCGATACGCTCCTGCCAGGTCTCTTTCGGTTCGCCCATCGACACCCACACGTCGGTGTAGAGGAAGTCGGCGTCTTGTACCCCTTCGGCGATGTCTTCGGTCAGGGTGAGTTTCGCGCCGGTTTGCTGCGCCAGCGCCTGGCATTCGGCCACCAGCTCCGGCTGCGGCCAGCAGGCCTTCGGCGCCACTAGCCGCAGATCCATGCCCGCCAGCGCGGCGGCTTCCTGCAGCGTGTTGCCCATGTTGTTGCGCGCGTCGCCGATGTACGCCAGTTTCACTTCACTCAGCGCCTTGCCCGGCAAGTGCTCCTGCACGGTGAGCAGATCCGCCAGCAGTTGGGTGGGGTGGAACTCGTCGGTCAGGCCGTTCCATACCGGCACGCCGGCGTATTCCGCCAGGGTTTCCACCAGCGCCTGGCCGTAGCCGCGATACTGAATACCGTCGTACAGGCGGCCCAGCACCCGGGCGGTGTCTTTCATCGATTCCTTATGGCCGATCTGGCTGCCGCTCGGGCCGAGGTAAGTGACCTGGGCGCCCTGATCGAATGCGGCAACTTCGAAAGAGCATCGCGTGCGGGTCGAGTCTTTTTCGAAGATGAGCGCAATGTTTTTGCCCTGCAGCCGGCGCTGTTCCTGCCCTTGCTTCTTGGCCTGCTTCAGATCGGCCGAAAGCCGCAGCAGCGCCTGCAGCTCGGCGGGGGTGAAATCCATTAACCTCAGAAAGTGACGTTGGTAGAACGCATTGCCGGTGCTCATAGTCCGATTCCCTGATTGTGTAATTGAATTAAAATTCACTTTATATGTATGAATATTCAATTTCAACCCCAGCGAGGAAATCTTTCACGTTTATCGTGGAAGCAATGTCGGCGGTGTGTGAAAATAGAAGGAATGAAGGCCATTTGACTTGAGGATATAGGCATGGCAAACCGCGAATTGCTGGAAGAACAACGTGAAGAGACCCGCCTGATCATCGAAGAACTGCTGGAAGACGGCAGCGATCCGGACGCGCTCTACACCATCGAGCACCATCTGTCCGCCGAGAAATTTGAGGTTCTGGAGCAGGCCGCCGTTGAAGCCTTCAAGCTGGGCTACGAAGTGACCGACGCCGAAGAGCTGGAAGTGGAAGACGGTTCGATGGTGATGTGCTGCGACGTGATCAGCGAAGTCGGCCTGAACGCCGAGCTGATCGACGCTCAGGTCGAGCAGCTGGTGGCGCTGGCGGAGCGCTGCGGCGTCAACTACGACGGCTGGGGCACCTACTTCGAAGATCCGAACGGTGAAGACGGTGAGGATGACGAAGACGGCGACTACATCGACGAAGACGACGACGGCAAACGCCACTGATTAACCCCGCTTATTCACATGGGCCGGTTCTCGCCGGCCCCTGATAAACGCCATGACATACCAATCCCTGTTAGCCCCGATTTTAAGCTTCCTGCACTGTGAAACGCCCGACGCCTGGATCGACGCCGCGCGCCGTCCGGAAAACCTGCAGCTGTTGCTGACCGACCACCTGGTGTGCGAGCTGAAAGCCGCGCAGACCGGCATGTGGCTGATCCGCCGCTACGTGGCGGACAAAGAGAGCGGCGACGCGCTGTTGGCGCTGCTGCGCCCTTACGAGGCGTTTCTGCACGAGGCGCAGGGCGCGCCGGACACGTTGTTCCGCCAGGGCCAGTTCACCCGCAAGATCTTGCCGAAAAACGGCTCGGCCTACGGCCAGGATCTGGCGGATCGCATGGTGCTGTTAATCAAGGAAGAGCTGCATCACTTCTCGCAGGTGCTGGAGATCATGCAGGCGCGCGGGATCCCGTATCGCAAGATCACCGCCAGCCGCTACGCCAAGGGCATGATCCGCGAGATCCGCACCCACGATCCGGCGACGTTGATCGACAAACTGATCTGCGGCGCCTACATCGAAGCGCGATCCTGCGAACGCTTCGCCAAACTGGCGCCGCACCTGGACGACGAGCTGAACCGCTTTTACGTCTCGCTGCTGCGATCCGAAGCGCGTCACTATCAGGACTACCTGACGCTGGCGGAACAGATCGCCGGCGGCGACATCAGCGAACGGGTGGTGCATTTCGGCCGTCTCGAAGCTGAGCTGATCCTGTCGCCGGACAGCGAACTGCGCTTCCACAGCGGCGTGCCCGCCGCCGCCTGAGGTTGAGGCGCGCCCCTACTGCGGCGCGCCCAGCAACAGATCCACCGCCTTTTCCGCCAGCATGATGGTCGGCGCATTGGTGTTGCCGCTGGTGAGCTGCGGCATCACCGAGCAGTCGATCACCCGCAGCCGTTCAAAACCGTGCACCCGCAGCTGCGGATCGGTCACCGCGTCCTGCGGCGACGGCCCCATGCGGCAGCTGCCCACCGGGTGATACACCGTCTTGCAGAAGTTGCGTACGAACTCTTCCAGCTGCGCTTCGTCGCGCGTCCATTCCGGCTGCGGCATCAGCAGATCTTTGATCAGCGGCTTCAGCGCCGCGGTTTGCAGGAAATCCAGGCCGAACTTCACCGCGCGCACGCTGCCGGCCAGATCGTCCGGGTGGCCGAGGTAGTTGGCGTGCAGCTTGACCGGATCGCGCGGGTTGCTGCTGCGCAGCTGCACTTCGCCGCGCGCCTTCGGCTGCAGGTAGCCGACCTTGAGCGTGAAGCCGTGAATGTTCGGCAGCGGCTCGCCGGGCACGTCGTCCCAGCTGTCCAGCAGCGGCAGGAAGTGGATTTGCACGTCCGGCCGGCCGTCGCCCTGGCTGTCGGTGAAGGCGGCGCCTTCCAGCACGTTGGACGAGAGCACGCCGCTGCGAAACGCCAGCCATTGCGCGCCGTGGCTCAGCGCCTGCAGGCCGCGATCGGCGCCGAATAGGCTGATCGGCTCGCGGGTGCTGACGTTGATCGACATGTGCAGGTGGTCGTGGAAGTTTTTGCCCACCGGCAGATCCGCCCGCACCTCAATGCCCAGCTGTTGCAGGTGGTCGCGCGGGCCGATGCCGGACAGCATCAGCAGCTTCGGCGAACCGACCGCGCCGGCGCTGACGATCACCTCTTTGGTGGCGCGCGCGGTCACTTCCGCACCGCCGTTTTGGCTGTAGACCACGCCGGTGGCGACGTTGCCCTCGAAGGTCAGCCGGTGCGCCAGGGCGTTCAGTTTCACCACCAGCCGCCGTTCGTCGCGCACCGCCTTCAGGTAGGTGCGGGCAGTGCTGGCGCGTTCGCCATTGTGGGTGGTGGTTTGGTAGAAACCGACGCCGTGCTGGCTGTCGCCGTTGAAGTCGTTGCGGTAGGGCAGGTTCAGCTCCTGGCCGGCGCGGATAAACGCCATGCTGAGCGGGTGGCGGTAGCGGTTTTCGCTGACCGGCAGCAGCCCGTCGGCGCCGTGGTAGTCGTCTGACAGGCTTTCGTTGGCCTCGGCGCGTTTGAAATAGGGCAGCACCTCCCGGTAGCTCCAGCCGGTGCAGCCGTAGCGTTCGGCCCAGTCATCGTAGTCCTGCGGCTGGCCGCGCAGGTAGATCATGCCGTTGACCGAGCTGCTGCCGCCCAGCACCTTGCCCTGTGCGATCTGCATGCGGCGGTTGTTGGCGTGCGGTTCCGGTTCCGTCTCGTAGGGCCAGCTCTTTTTGGCGATGATCTTGGCCACCCCGGCCGGCATCTTGATGAACAGGTTATTGTCGTCGCCGCCGGCTTCCAGCAGCAGCACCCGCGCCTGGGTGCGGCGGATCAGCTGCGCCGCCAGCACGCAGCCGGCAGAACCGGCGCCGACGATGATGTAATCAAAGGTGTTTTCCGACATGACAGCTCTCCGTGCGCGATTGGGATACTGGCAGAGTAACGCGGGGGGAAAAACGGTCAATTTGCGATCGTTAATTTATTAACGAACTTCACATTAAATTTACATCGTGGTTTTTAACGTCAGTTTATCTGCTTGAAAAACGGCGTTATAGCGAGTTTTACTGATTGATTGCGATATTAATAAAATGGCGCAGAAAGCTGCGCCATGATAGAGACGGCGGGGGGCGATTACAGCGTTTTCAGCATGGTAACTTCGCAATCGACGTGGCCGGTGGCGCCCATCGCATGGTCGATGTGTTCGAAGCCCAGGTGTTCGTACAGCGCAACGGCCTGCGTCAGGCTGGCGGTGGTCTCAAGGTAACAACAGCGGAAGCCGTGCTGGCGGGCGAAATCCAGCGCCTGCAGCGCCAGGCGCTTCGCCAATCCCTTGCCGCGCAACACCGGCAGGAAATACATCTTCTGCAATTCGCAAATATCGTCTGCGCCGCCCTGCAGCGGCGCGATGCCGCCGCCGCCGGCGACCTGACCGTCCACCTCGATCACCCAGTAAGCGCTGCGCGGCAGGCTGTAGAGCTGATACAGGGCGTCCAGATTGGGATCGGAGACGGTATAGCCTTTATCCGCCGTCAGGCCGTGCTCGGCGGAGACTTCGCGAATGACGTGAGCAATGGCGGGATTGTCTTCCGCCGTGATGGGGCGCACCAGCAGGCGCGCCGGGGTTGCTGTTGTCATGTTTACACTCGCCATTGAAAGAGACCACGTTCATTTTCGTTTTTATCGCAGCACGAAACGCGCCGGGGGTTATTTCCCGGCGGCGTCCCTGCAGCAGTAATATCTTGTAATAACATCTAACCCGGCCCGGATGCAACGGCGATAAAAAAACAGCGGGGAAGACCCCGCTGTTTTTCAGGCGTTGGCGTGAGCCGGTGGATTACAGCGCGGCGATGGTCGCCTGCTGTTCCTGCAGCTTCACTTTGCCTTCTTTGCAGGCCGCCAGACGATCGCGCTCTTTGGCGACTACCGCTTCCGGCGCGCGCGCCACGAAGCCTTCGTTCGCCAGCTTGCCTTCGATCGCGGCGATTTCCGCATCCAGCTTGCCCATCTCTTTCGCCAGACGCGCGATCTCGGCGTCCTTGTCGATGAAACCGGCCATCGGGATCAGCAGCTCGGCGCCGTCCACCAGCTTGGTGACGGAGACCGGGCCTTTATCACCGGCCGGCAGCAGCGCGATAGATTCCAGGCGCGCCAGACGGGCGATAAAGCTTTGGTTCTCCTGCACGCGGCGCTGGGCGTCGGCGCTGCAGTTGCGCAGCAGCACGTCGAGCGCTTTGCTTGGCGCGATGTTCATCTCGGCGCGGATGTTGCGCACGGCGATGATGGTTTGTTTGATCCACTCCAGATCGTTCAGCGCCTGCTCGTCTTCCAGCGCGGCGTCGTAGGCCGGGAACGGCTGCAGCATGATGGTGTCTGCGGTCGTGCCGGTCAGCGGCTTCACGCGCTGCCAGATGGTTTCGGTGATGAACGGAATGATCGGGTGCGCCAGGCGCAGCAGCGCTTCCAGCACGGTGATCAGCGTGTGGCGGGTGCCGCGCTGTTCCGCTTCGCTGCCGTTGCTCACCACCGGCTTGGTCAGCTCCAGATACCAGTCGCAGAACTGGTTCCAGGTGAATTCGTACAGGATGTTGGCCGCCAGATCGAAGCGGTAGGTGTCCAGCGCTTCGCGGTAGGCTTTCACCGTGCGGTTGAATTCGGCCAGGATCCAGCGATCCGCCAGCGACAGCACTTTCTCGCCGCCGTTGAAGCCGCAGTCGTGCGCTTCGGTGTTCATCAGCACGAAGCGGCTGGCGTTCCACAGCTTGTTACAGAAGTTGCGGTAGCCTTCCAGGCGCTTCATGTCCCAGTTGATGTCGCGGCCGGTCGAGGCCAGCGCCGCCAGGGTGAAGCGCAGGGCGTCGGTGCCGTGCGGCTCGATGCCGTTCGGGAACTGCTTCTCGGTGCGCTTGCGGATTTTCTCCGCCAGCTGCGGCTGCATCATGTTGCCGGTGCGTTTTTCCAGCAGATCTTCCAGCGAGATGCCGTCGACCATGTCCAGCGGATCGATCACGTTGCCTTTCGACTTGGACATCTTCTGGCCTTCGTCGTCGCGGATCAGACCGGTCATGTAGACGGTCTTGAACGGCACCTGCGGCTTGCCGTTTTCATCCTTGATGAAGTGCATGGTCAGCATGATCATGCGCGCGATCCAGAAGAAGATGATGTCGAAGCCGCTGACCATCACGCTGGTCGGGTGGAAGGTTTTCAGCGCGTCGGTCTGCTCTGGCCAGCCCAGGGTAGAGAAGGTCCACAGGCCGGACGAGAACCAGGTGTCCAGCACGTCTTCGTCCTGGGTCAGCACCACGTTGGCGCCCAGGTTGTTCTCGATGCGCACTTCTTCTTCGCTGCGGCCCACGTAGACTTTGCCGTTCACGTCATACCAGGCCGGGATGCGGTGGCCCCACCACAGCTGACGCGAGATGCACCAGTCCTGAATGTCACGCATCCAGCTGAAGTACATGTTTTCGTACTGCTTCGGCACGAACTCGATTTGGCCCTGTTCGACCGCTTCCACCGCCACTTTGGCCAGCGGCGCGGTGCGCACGTACCATTGGTCGGTCAGCATCGGCTCGATCACCACGCCGCCGCGGTCGCCGTAAGGCACCGTCAGGTCGTGCGGTTTGATCTCGTCCAGCAGGCCCAGATTATCGAAGGCGGCAACCACCGCTTTACGCGCCGCGAAGCGCTCCAGGCCACGGAACTCGGCCGGGATCTCGTTGCAGTAGTCGGTGCAGACTTCGCCCAGGGTGTTGAACACTTCCGCTTCCTGGCGGATGTCGCCGTCGAAGGTCAGAATGTTGATCATCGGCAGGCCATGGCGTTTGCCGACTTCGTAGTCGTTGAAATCGTGCGCCGGGGTGATCTTCACGCAGCCGGTGCCTTTTTCCATATCGGCGTGTTCGTCGCCGACGATGCGGATGCGGCGGCCGACCAGCGGCAGAATGATCTCTTTGCCGATCAGATCTTTATAGCGCGGATCTTCCGGGTTGACCGCCACGCCGGTATCGCCCAGCACGGTTTCCGGACGGGTGGTGGCGACCACCAGATAGTCTTTGCCCTCGGCGGTTTTCGCGCCGTCGGCCAGCGGGTAGCGCAGGTGCCACATGGAGCCTTTGGACTCGCGGTTTTCCACTTCCAGATCGGAGATGGCGGTGCGCAGCTTCGGATCCCAGTTCACCAGGCGCTTGCCGCGGTAGATCAGGTCTTCTTTGTGCAGACGGACAAACACTTCGCGCACCGCGTTCGACAGGCCTTCGTCCATGGTGAAGCGCTCGCGCTCCCAGTCCACGGAGTTGCCCAGACGGCGCATCTGGCGGGTGATGGTGCCGCCGGATTCCGCCTTCCACTGCCAGATTTTGTCGATGAACGCGTCACGGCCGTAGTCGTGGCGGGTTTTGCCTTCTTCCGCGGCGATCTTGCGCTCCACCACCATCTGGGTGGCGATGCCGGCGTGGTCGGTGCCCGCCTGCCACAGGGTGTTTTTACCCTGCATGCGCTGATAGCGAATCATGGTGTCCATGATGGTCTGCTGGAACGCGTGGCCCATGTGCAGGCTGCCGGTGACGTTCGGCGGCGGGATCATGATGCAGAAGCTTTCCTGGCTGGTGTCGCCGTTCGGCTTGAAGTAACCCTGATTCTCCCAATGATCGTACAGCTTCTGTTCGATCTGTTTTGGGTCGTATGCGGTGTCGAGCTGACTGTTTGTCTTTTCCATTCTTTATCGTATTCAGTGAGTTGGCGGCGTAGCCGTGGTCAAATGGAAGCCGACGCTGCGATAGGCCTTGTAACGGTCGCGCGCCAACTGTTTCAGAGTGTCTTCGTAAGGAACGAAGTCTACCACTTCATGGAAAGCGGTAGCAAAATCGGCAAACTGCGGCAGCAGGGCGATCAGCAGATCGCGCGGGGCGTTGCCGCGCTTGCCGGGCCAGCACAGTTCCACCGGCGCGCCGTAGTGCGGCCCTTCGCCGGCCAGGTTGTGCGGCACGAATTCATGCGGCTCGCGCTGCCACAGCGCTTCGTCCAGCCGCTGGGCCTGCTCCTGGCTCTCGCAGGCGATCAGCACCCGCTTGCCGGCGCGCCAGCGTTCGGCGGCAACGGCGCAGGCCACGGCCTCATGGGCGCTGAGCGCGCCAGACGGTTCCGCGTTGTCGAGCAAATAAAACGTCGCCTGTTTCATTAAGGATCCACCGCTGCCGATAAAAAAAACAGGGCACAACATGTAGGTTGCGCCCTTTTAGGGAACGGAGCAGATAACTCTACCCCTTCGCTGCTGAGAGGATTATATACCCAATAGATTTCAAGTTGCAGCTAGGCGGCAAGTTCGTTCATCCCCAGGAGCTGACATCAAGTCAGTGACTGGGGTGAACGAATGCGGCCAACAACGCTGCAGCTTGAAAGATGAAGGGTATTTAATCGTCGCCGTTCAGGCCCGCGCGGTTGAGCAAGAACTGCGACAGCAGCGCCACCGGGCGGCCGGTCGCGCCCTTGGCTTTACCGGAACGCCAGGCGGTGCCGGCGATATCCAGGTGCGCCCAGGTGTACTTGCGGGTGAAGCGCGACAGGAAGCAGGCAGCGGTGATGGCGCCGCCAGGGCGGCCACCGATGTTTGCCATGTCGGCGAAGTTGGAGTCCAGCTGCTCGTAGTACTCGTCGGCCATCGGCAGGCGCCAGGCGCGGTCGCCGGCCTGCTCGGAAGCGCCCAGCAGCTCGTGCGCCAGCGGATTGTGGTTCGACATCAGGCCGGTGATGTGGTGGCCCAAGGCGATCACGCAGGCGCCGGTCAGGGTGGCGATGTCGATCACCAGCTCCGGCTCGAAGCGCTCGACGTAGGTCAGGGTGTCGCACAGCACCAGGCGGCCTTCGGCGTCGGTGTTGAGCACCTCGACGGTCTGGCCGGACATGGTGGTCAGCACGTCGCCCGGACGGTACGCCCGGCCGCCCGGCATGTTTTCACAGCCGGCCAGCACGCCGATCACGTTCAGCGGCAGGTTCAGCTCCGCCACCACGCGCATCACGCCGTACACGGTCGCCGCGCCGCACATGTCGTATTTCATCTCGTCCATGCCGTCAGCCGGTTTGATCGAGATGCCGCCGGAGTCGAAGGTCAGCCCTTTGCCTACCAGCACGATCGGCTTAGCGTCCGGATTTGGGTTGCCCTTATATTCCATCACCGACATCAATGATTCGTTCTGCGAACCGGCACCGACCGCCAGATAGGCGTTCATGCCCAGCTCTTTCATCTGCTGTTCGCCGATGACGCGGGTGGTGATGTGGGTGCTGAAGGCGTCCGCCAGCTGGCGGGCCTGCGAGGCCAGGTAGCCGGCGTTACAGATGTTCGGCGGCATGTTGCCGAGATCTTTGGCCGCCTTGATGCCGGAAGCCACCGCCAGGCCGTGCTGGATAGCGCGCTCGCCGCTGGTGAGCTCACGGCGGGTCGGTACGTTGAACACCATTTTGCGCAGCGGACGACGCGGCTCCACCTTGTTGCTTTTCAGCTGATCGAAGGTGTAGAGCGTCTCTTTGGCGGTTTCTACCGCCTGACGCACTTTCCAGTAGGTATTGCGGCCTTTCACGTGCAGTTCGGTCAGGAAGCAGACCGCTTCCATCGAGCCGGTGTCGTTAAGGGTATTGATGGTTTTCTGGATCACCTGCTTGTATTGGCGCTCATCGAGCTCGCGCTCTTTGCCGCAGCCGATCAGCAGGATGCGCTCGGAGAGAATGTTGGGCACATGGTGCAGTAGCAGCGTCTGCCCGACCTTGCCTTCCAGTTCGCCACGGCGCAGCAATGCGCTGATATAACCATCACTGATTTTGTCGAGTTGTTCTGCGATAGGGGACAGGCGGCGCGGTTCGAAAACGCCGACTACAATACAGGCACTGCGCTGTTTTTCCGGGCTACCGCTTTTTACACTGAACTCCATGCACTCTCCTGAATCTTAAAGACAAAGGCGGACGCTACGGCTAGAATAACCGACTCCGTAACGATCTCCTGCCATTTGAGTTAACGGATTATGTTAACCTGAACGGCATAAATTGCTCTGTTTTGGCGACTATAAGCAAGTTCCTATAGGACACCCAAACGGCTTGATGTTGTAATACTATTTTAGCTGTGAAGGTTGCCATATGATGAGAATAAATGGCGGATTAACGATGAAATTATCGATTTTCCTGCAAAAAGACAAGTTTTCACAGGCGTAATAAGCGTGATCATCATAAGATATCTGGTACGGGAAACGCTCAAGAGCCAAATCGCCATCCTGTTCATCCTGCTTCTGATCTTCTTTTGTCAGAACCTGGTCAGGGTGTTGGGCGACGCGGTGGACGGCAATATCCCGACAAACTTAGTACTCTCCCTGCTCGCGTTGGGCGTGCCGAAAATGGCGCAGCTCATCCTGCCTTTGAGCCTGTTTCTCGGCTTGCTGATGACGCTTGGGCGGTTGTATACCGAGAGCGAAATCACCGTTATGCACGCCTGCGGGCTGGGCAAACGCACCCTGATTATCGCCGCCATGATCCTGGCGCTGCTCACCTCTGCGGTCGCAGCGGTGAACGTGTTTTGGGCCGGCCCCTGGGCCTCGCGCTATCAGGACGTGGTGGTGAACGAAGCCAAGGCCAACCCGAGCATCGCCGGGCTGGCGGAAGGGCAGTTCAAACCCTCGCAGGACGGCAACGCGGTGCTGTTTATCGGCAACGTGAAGGGCAGCACCTTCAACGACGTGTTCCTGGCGCAGCTGCGGCCGAACGGCAACCAACGCCCGTCGGTGGTGGTGGCCGAGCACGGCAACATCGTGCAGCAGAAAGACGGCTCGCAGGTGGTGACGCTCGACAAGGGCACCCGCTTTGAAGGCACCGCGCTGCTGCGCGACTTCCGCATTACCGACTTCACCGACTACAAGGCGGTGATTGGCCACCGCACCGTGGCGGCGGACAACACCGAATCCGAACAGATGTCGATGCAGACGCTGTGGGAATCCGACGATCCGGACGCGCGCGCCGAGCTGCACTGGCGCCTGACGCTGGTGGTCTCGGTGGCGCTGATGGCGCTGCTGGTGGTGCCGCTCAGCGTGGTGAACCCACGCCAGGGCCGCGTGCTGAGCATGCTGCCGGCCATCCTGCTGTATCTGATCTTCTTCCTGCTGCAGACCTCGCTGCGCTCCAACGCCGGCAAGGGCAAGCTGGATCCGATGCTGTGGCTGTGGTTGGTTAACGGCGTTTACTTCGCGATCGCGCTGGCGCTGAACCTGTGGGATACCGTGCCGATGCGCAAGCTGCGCGCACGCCTGAGAGGAGCGGCCTGATGTTTGGCGTATTAGACCGGTATATCGGTAAAACGATTTTCAACACCATCATCATGACGCTGTTCATGCTGGTGTCGCTGTCCGGCATCATCAAGTTCGTCGATCAGCTACGCAAGGTCGGCCAGGGCGAATACACCGCCCTGAGCGCCGGCATGTACACCCTGCTGAGCGTGCCGAAAGACATCGAGATCTTCTTCCCGATGGCGGCGCTGCTCGGCGCGCTGCTCGGCCTGGGCCAACTGGCGACGCGCAGTGAACTGGTAGTGAT
It includes:
- a CDS encoding ABC transporter substrate-binding protein, with the translated sequence MKAKLLPLFLLAALPAAALAATPPNTLVVVQSLDDIVSLDPAEANELSSIQTVPSLYQRLVQADRDDPAKVAPVLAESWQSDAAAKTLTVKLRPQAAFASGNPLTADDVIFSYSRAVKMNKSPAFILNVLGWQPDNIDAQLKKIDEHTVQLRWTADVSPAVALNILSTPIASIVDSKAALANVKDGDFGNAWLKMHSAGSGPFKMRVYQPHQAIVLDANPSTPGDKPQLKNIIIKNVPDPATRRLLIQQGDADIARELGADQTDTLKNQPGVKVLEIPSAEQNYLVFNTGNGTNPLLNNPAFWEAARYLVDYQGITKDLLKGQYFVHQSFLPVGLPGALETNPFSYDPAKAKAILAKAGITHAAFTLDVENKPPFITIAQALQGSFAAAGVKVELLPAAGSQVYSRVRARQHQAAIRLWIPDYFDAHSNASAFAYNDGKSSTVAGLNGWQIPQLNQQTLAALAEADPAKRRALYTAMQQELQRSSPYVFIDQAKTEVVLRDNVKGYQQGLNADMVYYDRVSK
- the argF gene encoding ornithine carbamoyltransferase, which produces MSTGNAFYQRHFLRLMDFTPAELQALLRLSADLKQAKKQGQEQRRLQGKNIALIFEKDSTRTRCSFEVAAFDQGAQVTYLGPSGSQIGHKESMKDTARVLGRLYDGIQYRGYGQALVETLAEYAGVPVWNGLTDEFHPTQLLADLLTVQEHLPGKALSEVKLAYIGDARNNMGNTLQEAAALAGMDLRLVAPKACWPQPELVAECQALAQQTGAKLTLTEDIAEGVQDADFLYTDVWVSMGEPKETWQERIALLRPYQVNMAMLKLTGNPNVKFLHCLPAFHDDQTTLGKQMAQQYDLHGGMEVTDEVFESAHSVVFDQAENRLHTIKAVLVATLSETL
- the rraB gene encoding ribonuclease E inhibitor RraB, whose amino-acid sequence is MANRELLEEQREETRLIIEELLEDGSDPDALYTIEHHLSAEKFEVLEQAAVEAFKLGYEVTDAEELEVEDGSMVMCCDVISEVGLNAELIDAQVEQLVALAERCGVNYDGWGTYFEDPNGEDGEDDEDGDYIDEDDDGKRH
- the miaE gene encoding tRNA isopentenyl-2-thiomethyl-A-37 hydroxylase MiaE, giving the protein MTYQSLLAPILSFLHCETPDAWIDAARRPENLQLLLTDHLVCELKAAQTGMWLIRRYVADKESGDALLALLRPYEAFLHEAQGAPDTLFRQGQFTRKILPKNGSAYGQDLADRMVLLIKEELHHFSQVLEIMQARGIPYRKITASRYAKGMIREIRTHDPATLIDKLICGAYIEARSCERFAKLAPHLDDELNRFYVSLLRSEARHYQDYLTLAEQIAGGDISERVVHFGRLEAELILSPDSELRFHSGVPAAA
- a CDS encoding GMC family oxidoreductase — its product is MSENTFDYIIVGAGSAGCVLAAQLIRRTQARVLLLEAGGDDNNLFIKMPAGVAKIIAKKSWPYETEPEPHANNRRMQIAQGKVLGGSSSVNGMIYLRGQPQDYDDWAERYGCTGWSYREVLPYFKRAEANESLSDDYHGADGLLPVSENRYRHPLSMAFIRAGQELNLPYRNDFNGDSQHGVGFYQTTTHNGERASTARTYLKAVRDERRLVVKLNALAHRLTFEGNVATGVVYSQNGGAEVTARATKEVIVSAGAVGSPKLLMLSGIGPRDHLQQLGIEVRADLPVGKNFHDHLHMSINVSTREPISLFGADRGLQALSHGAQWLAFRSGVLSSNVLEGAAFTDSQGDGRPDVQIHFLPLLDSWDDVPGEPLPNIHGFTLKVGYLQPKARGEVQLRSSNPRDPVKLHANYLGHPDDLAGSVRAVKFGLDFLQTAALKPLIKDLLMPQPEWTRDEAQLEEFVRNFCKTVYHPVGSCRMGPSPQDAVTDPQLRVHGFERLRVIDCSVMPQLTSGNTNAPTIMLAEKAVDLLLGAPQ